One segment of Solanum stenotomum isolate F172 chromosome 1, ASM1918654v1, whole genome shotgun sequence DNA contains the following:
- the LOC125841959 gene encoding F-box/kelch-repeat protein At3g06240-like gives MSKGEILPQDIIIDILSRLPAKFIGQYRCVSKQWCNFLSHPQFIKFHFTLHAHKQETKLIFISDSDDLHTITFNRNPQNIIFDAISTNLNFQNNWLSIACSCNGLVLVENQEHIMYLINPTTLDYHRIPVFHLGLPQQSSYREYGFGYDFASDDYKVVNLSRYRKGNIDTTFVDVYSVRMGIWRRLESLPYDDVLSERGGASGVFVNGVLHWMASKASSFVIIGFDLSDEKFFEVPAPTNLYGNELDWYELRSFRGCLCMFCALLESEIDVWVMKEYRVEESWITFSIDRMDLENGLVPFCPISDDDVVLSVDRDRLTVYNIKEDQWRYMEVDGLTYMFERTGIFIESLVSPMFGKGTEGYHIA, from the coding sequence ATGAGCAAAGGTGAAATTCTACCTCAGGATATCATAATTGACATACTATCTCGTCTTCCTGCAAAATTCATCGGTCAATACAGGTGCGTATCAAAGCAATGGTGCAATTTTCTCTCACACCCACAATTCATCAAATTTCACTTCACTCTCCATGCTCATAAACAAGAAACTAAACTCATTTTCATCTCTGATTCTGACGATCTTCACACTATCACCTTTAATCGTAAcccccaaaatataatattcgATGCCATTTCAACAAACCTTAATTTTCAGAACAACTGGTTAAGTATTGCTTGCTCATGTAATGGGCTGGTGTTGGTGGAAAATCAGGAACATATTATGTACTTAATTAACCCCACAACCTTAGATTACCATAGAATTCCAGTTTTTCATTTGGGTCTTCCTCAGCAAAGTAGCTACAGAGAGTATGGTTTTGGGTATGATTTTGCTAGTGATGATTATAAGGTGGTTAATCTTTCTCGATATCGAAAGGGGAATATTGACACTACTTTTGTTGATGTCTATTCGGTGAGAATGGGTATATGGAGGAGGCTAGAGAGTTTACCTTACGATGATGTACTTTCGGAGCGAGGAGGGGCTTCTGGGGTGTTTGTAAATGGGGTTTTGCATTGGATGGCAAGTAAAGCTTCTTCTTTCGTAATTATTGGTTTTGATTTAAGTGATGAGAAATTTTTCGAGGTACCAGCACCTACTAATCTTTATGGAAATGAGTTGGATTGGTATGAACTTAGGAGTTTTAGAGGGTGTCTTTGTATGTTTTGTGCTTTATTAGAAAGCGAAATTGATGTTTGGGTGATGAAAGAGTATCGAGTTGAGGAGTCTTGGATCACATTTAGTATTGATAGAATGGATTTAGAGAATGGTTTGGTACCATTTTGTCCGATTAGTGATGATGATGTTGTATTGAGTGTGGATAGGGATAGGTTGACTGTCTACAACATCAAAGAGGATCAATGGAGATATATGGAGGTAGATGGATTAACTTATATGTTTGAAAGGACTGGAATTTTCATTGAGAGTCTTGTCTCGCCCATGTTTGGCAAGGGAACTGAGGGTTACCATATTGCTTGA
- the LOC125863653 gene encoding xyloglucan 6-xylosyltransferase 2, which yields MLDRFLSARRAWQVRRIMRNGKLTFLCLFLTVIVLRGNLGAGRFGTPGQDLKEIRETFSYYRKRVEPRRVLEEAQQVSSTSTLSDGGDSSSDSNNYATFDLKKILVDEDDGEPEFKRDPNQPYALGPKITDWDEQRGEWLKKNPNFPNFVGTHKPRVLLVTGSSPKPCENPVGDHYLLKSIKNKIDYCRLHGIEIFYNMALLDAEMTGFWAKLPLLRKLLLSHPEVEFLWWMDSDAMFTDMGFELPWERYKDANLVMHGWNHMVYDQKNWIGLNTGSFLLRNTQWALDLLDVLAPMGPKGKVREEAGALLTRELKGRPVFEADDQSAMVYILATQKEIWGDKVYLENAYYLHGYWGILVDKYEEMIENYHPGLGDHRWPLVTHFVGCKPCAKFGDYSVEKCLKQMDRAFNFGDNQILQMYGFTHKSLGSRRVKRTRNETSNPLEVNDELGLLHPPFKAVKVPSS from the coding sequence ATGTTAGATCGATTTCTGAGTGCTCGTAGAGCATGGCAAGTCAGGAGAATTATGAGAAATGGGAAGCTTACATTCTTGTGTTTGTTCCTTACCGTTATTGTCCTTAGAGGGAATTTGGGTGCTGGAAGATTTGGTACTCCTGGCCAAGATTTGAAGGAAATTCGTGAAACATTTAGCTATTACAGGAAGCGCGTGGAGCCCAGACGCGTTCTTGAAGAAGCACAACAGGTATCATCTACAAGCACTCTAAGTGATGGTGGTGATTCATCCTCAGATAGTAATAATTATGCTACTTTTGATTTAAAGAAGATTTTAGTTGATGAGGATGATGGTGAGCCTGAGTTTAAGAGAGATCCAAATCAACCTTATGCTCTTGGTCCAAAGATAACAGATTGGGATGAGCAAAGAGGGGAGTGGttgaaaaaaaatcctaattttcCTAATTTTGTAGGAACACATAAGCCAAGGGTGTTGTTGGTTACTGGTTCATCTCCTAAGCCATGTGAGAATCCAGTTGGTGATCATTACTTGTTGAAGTCAATAAAGAATAAGATTGATTATTGTAGGCTTCATGGGATTGAGATTTTTTATAATATGGCTTTGCTTGATGCTGAAATGACCGGTTTTTGGGCTAAATTGCCTTTGCTTAGGAAGCTTTTGCTTTCACATCCTGAGGTTGAGTTTTTGTGGTGGATGGATAGTGATGCTATGTTTACTGATATGGGTTTTGAGCTTCCATGGGAGAGGTATAAAGATGCTAATCTTGTGATGCATGGATGGAATCATATGGTTTATGATCAGAAGAATTGGATTGGTTTGAATACTGGTAGCTTCTTATTGAGGAATACTCAATGGGCTTTGGATTTACTTGATGTGTTGGCTCCTATGGGGCCAAAGGGAAAGGTAAGGGAGGAAGCCGGGGCGCTTCTTACTCGGGAGCTTAAAGGTAGACCAGTTTTTGAAGCTGATGATCAGTCAGCAATGGTATATATATTGGCAACTCAGAAGGAGATATGGGGTGATAAGGTTTATCTTGAGAATGCTTATTACTTGCACGGTTACTGGGGAATTCTGGTAGATAAATATGAAGAGATGATTGAGAATTACCACCCTGGTCTTGGTGACCATAGGTGGCCACTTGTTACTCACTTTGTGGGTTGCAAGCCTTGTGCAAAGTTTGGAGATTATTCAGTAGAGAAGTGCTTGAAGCAAATGGATCGTGCATTCAACTTTGGTGACAACCAGATCCTGCAGATGTACGGATTCACTCATAAATCACTTGGTAGTAGGAGAGTGAAGAGAACACGTAACGAAACAAGCAATCCACTTGAAGTGAATGATGAGCTTGGATTACTTCACCCTCCATTTAAAGCTGTCAAGGTACCATCTTCTTGA
- the LOC125875566 gene encoding heat shock factor-binding protein-like produces MDGQDADNTKQSTADMTVFVQNLLQQMQTRFQTMSDSIISKIDDMGNRIDELEQSINDLRIEMGQEGSSSPSAAVKSKDDTKSADDSA; encoded by the exons ATG GACGGGCAGGATGCAGATAATACAAAACAAAGCACCGCTGATATGACTGTATTT GTACAGAATCTGCTTCAACAAATG CAAACCAGGTTTCAGACTATGTCTGATTCAATCATCTCAAAAA TAGATGATATGGGGAACCGAATTGATGAATTGGAGCAGAGCATCAATGATTTGAGAATTGAAATGGGCCAAGAAGGTTCTTCATCACCTTCGGCCGCAGTGAAGTCAAAAGATGACACAAAATCTGCTGATGATTCTGCCTAA
- the LOC125852619 gene encoding rapid alkalinization factor-like, giving the protein MAKVKSLSIMFISSIFFIVIVALASPAVAGSAAAVAFSGSHQLGYFPMALSSSSPICDGSIGDCLAEEDEDEFGMESESSRRMLAYRRRYISYGALSSNRVPCSRRGASYYNCRPGAQANPYQRGCSAITRCRH; this is encoded by the coding sequence atggcGAAAGTGAAATCTCTCTCTATTATGTTCATCTCATCCATTTTCTTCATCGTTATTGTAGCGCTTGCATCGCCGGCCGTTGCTGGTTCCGCTGCGGCAGTAGCATTTAGTGGGTCCCACCAGCTTGGTTACTTTCCGATGgcattgtcttcttcttcaccgATCTGTGACGGTTCGATTGGGGACTGTTTGGCTGAAGAAGACGAGGATGAGTTCGGGATGGAATCGGAGAGCAGCCGGCGCATGTTAGCATACCGCCGGAGATACATTAGTTACGGTGCGCTTAGTAGTAACAGAGTGCCGTGTTCAAGGAGAGGAGCTTCATACTACAATTGCCGTCCCGGAGCTCAGGCGAACCCTTACCAACGTGGATGCAGTGCCATCACGCGCTGCCGTCATTGA